One stretch of Natronobacterium gregoryi SP2 DNA includes these proteins:
- a CDS encoding ABC transporter ATP-binding protein: MEAIETDELTKQYDGNRAVSDLDLTVREGEVYGFLGPNGAGKSTTIDMLMDYTRPTEGTATVLGMDTREEASAIHARTGILPDKFGVYGTLTGREHVRYILDANDTSGDPETALQRVGLSDAIDQRAGGYSKGMCQRLGLAMAIAGAPELLILDEPFSGLDPYGIRLVRELVAQECDRGATVFFSSHVLDQVERVCDRVGLISDGRLIAEGTPAELRATAGVETQLRVETDADETAVQAVEELSDVDGAVRNDGHVTVTCPRSTRPVVLETLQDAGAPVRSFEGEQGTIEDAFVELAE; encoded by the coding sequence ATGGAAGCAATCGAGACGGACGAACTCACGAAGCAGTACGACGGAAACCGAGCTGTTAGCGATCTCGATCTCACCGTTCGAGAGGGAGAGGTGTACGGGTTCTTGGGTCCAAACGGGGCGGGGAAGTCCACTACGATCGACATGCTGATGGACTACACGCGGCCAACCGAAGGGACCGCAACCGTTCTCGGGATGGACACCCGCGAAGAGGCCAGCGCAATCCATGCACGAACCGGCATCCTGCCCGATAAATTCGGCGTCTACGGCACGCTTACTGGCCGCGAACACGTCAGATACATTCTTGACGCAAACGACACGAGCGGGGACCCCGAAACGGCCCTCCAGCGTGTCGGTCTCAGTGACGCAATCGATCAGCGTGCTGGCGGTTATTCCAAGGGGATGTGCCAGCGGCTCGGGCTTGCGATGGCGATTGCGGGCGCTCCAGAACTGCTAATCCTGGATGAACCGTTTTCGGGACTCGATCCGTACGGCATACGACTCGTCCGTGAACTTGTCGCCCAAGAGTGTGACCGTGGGGCGACGGTCTTCTTCTCCAGTCACGTCCTCGACCAGGTAGAACGTGTCTGTGACCGGGTTGGGCTGATCTCCGATGGGCGGCTGATCGCCGAAGGGACCCCTGCAGAGCTTCGAGCGACGGCCGGCGTCGAGACCCAGCTCCGAGTAGAGACCGACGCTGATGAGACTGCGGTACAGGCTGTCGAAGAACTCAGCGATGTCGACGGTGCCGTTCGGAACGACGGCCACGTTACCGTCACCTGTCCTCGTTCGACACGACCGGTGGTTCTGGAGACACTGCAGGACGCCGGCGCACCCGTCCGGTCGTTCGAGGGCGAACAAGGAACTATCGAAGACGCCTTCGTCGAGTTGGCGGAGTAA
- a CDS encoding ribbon-helix-helix domain-containing protein: MPKVEITIPEHLEMQIAQMVERGEFVNREEAIEDLLSTGIKAYKTSGPMDEEEGTTGGGTGLEDDGMMGHDDEYVF; the protein is encoded by the coding sequence ATGCCGAAAGTAGAGATCACTATTCCGGAACACCTCGAGATGCAGATCGCCCAGATGGTCGAACGCGGTGAATTCGTCAACCGCGAGGAGGCGATCGAGGACCTCCTCTCGACGGGGATCAAAGCCTACAAGACCAGCGGACCGATGGACGAAGAGGAAGGAACCACCGGTGGCGGCACCGGCCTCGAAGACGACGGGATGATGGGCCACGACGACGAGTACGTCTTCTAA
- a CDS encoding sulfite oxidase-like oxidoreductase, whose product MTNVTDVTDLYQEFGDERLPPGQRETTAFPVLSKGETPDWDPEAWTFTVTGDVDEELALSWQEFRDLPAETQRQDFHCVTGWSKFDCEFTGVPVTELAERAGVSDDACHVLFSALDGYTTDLPLEDCLRDEVLFAWAFDGEDLPADHGGPLRVVTPHKYAYKGAKWVDGVEFLTEPELGYWERRGYSQTANPWREERYS is encoded by the coding sequence ATGACGAACGTGACCGACGTTACGGACCTCTATCAAGAGTTCGGTGACGAGCGACTGCCCCCGGGACAACGAGAAACGACGGCGTTTCCCGTCCTCTCGAAGGGCGAAACACCCGACTGGGACCCCGAAGCCTGGACGTTTACCGTCACCGGCGATGTCGACGAGGAGCTTGCCCTCTCCTGGCAAGAGTTTCGTGACCTCCCAGCCGAGACACAGCGTCAGGACTTTCACTGTGTGACCGGCTGGAGCAAGTTCGACTGCGAGTTCACCGGCGTTCCCGTTACCGAACTCGCCGAACGAGCCGGCGTCTCCGACGACGCCTGCCACGTCCTGTTCTCCGCACTGGACGGGTACACGACGGACCTTCCACTCGAGGACTGTCTGCGCGACGAGGTTCTCTTCGCGTGGGCGTTCGACGGCGAGGATCTGCCTGCAGACCACGGCGGTCCACTCCGGGTCGTCACACCCCACAAGTACGCTTACAAGGGCGCAAAGTGGGTCGACGGCGTCGAATTCCTCACCGAACCCGAACTCGGGTACTGGGAGCGACGTGGCTACTCCCAGACTGCGAACCCCTGGCGAGAGGAGAGATATAGTTAG
- a CDS encoding ABC transporter permease subunit, translated as MPSITVARTECRRYLRGKTPWIVGIVFVLLTWDGISAQPTEEEIRILGDAVTLLSAQNSVLVVVPFAAAALAFRSIIGERESGTARITLGTKLSRHRLVLETMFGRGTALLVPVVASTLLVVGYDAVQYGRFSLALLLGLVLLSTVYVFVWMGLLVGISAMSSSTTRAVAIGSLVTTVFFLWNDLTAPVLWNFVTGTTPGTELAYPALFEAAKWVSPFSAYNVVASWLFGAPLGPEVPLSQVADAFNDAGEFVPADPPLPSWSGAVFLLSWPVVSLVAGIMSFQRTDLAPHNSTRLRALFHRFPVPALPGGRGLRKAGATLSGLLPGSWQPLARREFRRLVRSPLVWVVGALVFLDGIISLSPEVYVQEALGSSVPLAAVQRPIMAIAAIGVLFGTFRSVVRERDTGRIRLTAGTAVSRTESLLGFVLGRASAFAVPVFAAVLLTCLIAGPQYGLVPAGELVAFLALTFLFLVVMAGIGVAISTVLRSQSVAGFAAMVFVVVSIMWQFVANTVYEVVTGTAVTGFNPPENLLYVLLRWLPPGSLYNVATNYIIDVPNSGAISSLVISHLQPNRISNAVVVRISYGTDVPVWYLHPSVGLVGLLLWFVVPLGLSALVHRRRSVD; from the coding sequence ATGCCCTCCATTACGGTTGCCCGAACTGAGTGTCGTCGCTATCTCCGCGGAAAGACGCCCTGGATTGTCGGCATTGTGTTCGTTCTCTTAACGTGGGATGGGATCTCAGCACAACCAACCGAGGAAGAGATACGAATTCTCGGTGATGCGGTCACACTACTGAGCGCACAAAATTCTGTCTTGGTGGTCGTACCGTTTGCCGCGGCGGCACTGGCGTTCCGGTCGATTATCGGTGAACGTGAATCCGGAACCGCTCGTATAACACTTGGAACCAAGCTTAGCCGACACAGGCTCGTCTTAGAGACGATGTTCGGACGTGGGACAGCGCTGCTCGTCCCCGTCGTCGCTAGTACGCTTCTCGTGGTCGGCTACGATGCCGTCCAGTATGGTCGGTTCTCGCTTGCGTTACTTCTCGGATTGGTGCTGTTGTCGACGGTGTACGTGTTCGTATGGATGGGACTGCTCGTCGGTATCTCCGCCATGAGTTCCTCGACGACCCGTGCAGTCGCCATCGGTTCCCTGGTCACGACCGTCTTCTTCCTCTGGAACGACCTCACCGCCCCCGTCCTTTGGAACTTCGTGACCGGAACCACACCCGGAACCGAGCTAGCGTATCCGGCGTTATTCGAAGCCGCTAAATGGGTATCGCCGTTCAGCGCGTACAACGTCGTCGCAAGCTGGCTGTTTGGTGCTCCTCTCGGTCCCGAGGTCCCGCTTTCGCAGGTCGCCGACGCATTCAACGACGCCGGCGAGTTCGTCCCCGCCGACCCCCCGCTTCCGTCGTGGTCCGGGGCAGTCTTCCTTCTTTCCTGGCCTGTCGTGTCGCTGGTCGCCGGAATAATGTCCTTCCAGCGAACCGACCTCGCCCCGCATAACAGCACGCGACTTCGTGCGCTCTTCCATCGGTTCCCCGTTCCCGCTCTTCCCGGCGGCCGGGGCCTTCGGAAGGCCGGAGCTACACTTTCCGGCTTACTTCCCGGCTCGTGGCAACCGCTCGCGCGTCGTGAGTTTCGCCGTCTCGTTCGGAGCCCACTCGTCTGGGTCGTCGGTGCGCTCGTCTTTCTCGATGGAATCATCAGCCTCTCCCCCGAAGTGTACGTCCAGGAAGCGCTTGGCTCGAGCGTCCCGCTCGCCGCCGTTCAGCGGCCTATTATGGCCATAGCGGCTATCGGAGTTCTCTTTGGAACGTTCCGGTCGGTTGTCCGTGAACGAGACACTGGACGGATTCGGCTGACTGCTGGCACCGCTGTTTCACGGACGGAGTCGCTCCTCGGATTCGTTCTCGGGCGAGCAAGCGCGTTTGCCGTGCCGGTTTTCGCTGCGGTTCTACTAACATGTCTCATCGCGGGTCCGCAATACGGCCTCGTTCCTGCTGGGGAACTGGTTGCCTTCCTCGCGCTTACCTTCCTCTTTCTGGTTGTCATGGCCGGAATCGGTGTTGCGATATCGACCGTCCTGCGGAGCCAGTCCGTTGCCGGCTTTGCGGCTATGGTATTCGTGGTTGTCTCTATCATGTGGCAGTTTGTTGCCAATACGGTATACGAAGTCGTTACTGGGACGGCTGTCACCGGGTTCAACCCGCCGGAAAACCTGCTATACGTCCTTCTCCGCTGGCTTCCGCCGGGGAGCCTGTACAACGTTGCGACGAACTACATCATCGACGTTCCGAACTCGGGGGCAATCTCCTCATTGGTAATCAGCCATCTCCAGCCGAACCGGATCTCAAACGCCGTCGTCGTACGGATAAGCTACGGTACTGACGTTCCGGTCTGGTACCTACATCCCTCGGTCGGCCTTGTCGGACTGCTGCTCTGGTTTGTCGTCCCGCTCGGGCTGTCGGCACTGGTCCATCGGCGCCGGAGCGTCGATTGA
- the hisF gene encoding imidazole glycerol phosphate synthase subunit HisF — protein MALTKRLIPCIDVDIDEDGNPAVYTGVNFDDLEYTGDPVEMAKAYNEAGADEFVFLDITASAEGRETMLDVVERVADEVFIPLTVGGGIRTTDDIKETLRAGADKVSITTGALERPTLINEGAKAFGSQCIVISVDARRRFDEEGEHYVEVDGESCWFECTKKGGREGTGIDVLEWAAEAERRGAGELFVNSIDKDGTKDGYDLPLTTAVCETVDTPVIASSGCGGPEDMYDVFTDAGADAGLAASIFHFDEYSIEETKEHLDERGVPVRL, from the coding sequence ATGGCTCTGACCAAACGACTCATCCCCTGTATCGACGTCGACATCGACGAAGACGGGAATCCAGCGGTTTACACCGGCGTCAACTTCGACGATCTCGAGTACACTGGAGATCCCGTCGAGATGGCCAAGGCGTACAACGAAGCGGGAGCCGACGAGTTCGTCTTCCTCGACATCACCGCCTCTGCGGAGGGTCGAGAGACGATGCTCGACGTCGTCGAACGCGTTGCCGACGAAGTCTTCATTCCCCTTACGGTCGGCGGCGGCATTCGCACGACCGACGACATCAAGGAAACGCTTCGGGCCGGCGCGGACAAGGTCTCGATCACTACCGGCGCGCTCGAGCGTCCGACACTGATCAACGAGGGTGCGAAGGCCTTCGGCAGCCAGTGTATCGTCATCAGCGTCGACGCACGGCGGCGGTTCGACGAGGAGGGCGAACACTACGTCGAGGTCGACGGCGAATCCTGCTGGTTCGAGTGTACGAAGAAAGGCGGGCGCGAGGGAACCGGGATCGACGTCCTCGAGTGGGCCGCCGAAGCCGAGCGACGGGGTGCGGGTGAACTGTTCGTCAACTCGATCGACAAGGACGGGACCAAAGACGGCTACGACTTGCCGTTGACCACGGCCGTCTGCGAGACAGTCGACACGCCCGTCATCGCCTCCTCGGGCTGTGGTGGTCCCGAAGACATGTACGACGTGTTCACCGACGCTGGCGCGGATGCAGGGCTTGCAGCCTCCATCTTTCACTTCGACGAGTACTCGATCGAGGAGACGAAAGAGCATCTAGACGAGCGTGGAGTTCCCGTCCGTCTCTGA
- a CDS encoding isochorismate synthase gives MDRISGESGDRGELTAEAEAEAGTDSGADSGDETSGLELVSRSRELGDVSFGAIVDAADEPRVQWSTPDGLEVVGRGVAVRIVATGPDRFEAVREQASRVFDRVDHDGPSVARPRAFGGFAFHDEHEPGVAPWTGFDAASFLIPRLLVVRSGDGTWLTAVAETESDAEDRLEDWNDRLADLPAMRPSGSGPGVDTTHRSTSPDEWADQVECALDRIDDGRLTKVVLAQALSVDLEDDLDVAATLERLRRRYPNCYRFLIGHEIGGTFFGAPPERLVAKRGDCVETEALAGSVPRGDTPEADEEYADELFDSDKVQREHGLVAEAIRAQLEPLTASLTTADQTVRKLATIQHLWTPIEATLEKERHVLELVEALHPTPAVGGVPTTAAWETIRETEAFDRGWYAAPVGWFDGNGDGEFAVGLRSGVAREDSITLFAGNGIVTDSDPDDEWTEVQLKLRSILDELR, from the coding sequence ATGGACAGGATATCGGGCGAGAGCGGTGATCGGGGGGAGCTCACCGCCGAGGCCGAGGCCGAGGCCGGTACCGACTCCGGTGCCGATTCTGGGGACGAGACCAGTGGGCTCGAGTTGGTGAGCCGTAGCCGCGAGCTCGGAGACGTTTCGTTCGGTGCGATCGTCGACGCGGCCGACGAACCGAGAGTACAGTGGTCGACGCCCGACGGCCTCGAGGTCGTCGGCCGCGGCGTCGCCGTCCGTATCGTCGCGACCGGCCCCGACCGGTTCGAGGCCGTCCGCGAGCAGGCGAGCCGCGTCTTCGATCGCGTCGATCACGACGGTCCGTCGGTCGCTCGACCGCGTGCGTTCGGCGGCTTCGCGTTCCACGACGAGCACGAGCCGGGTGTAGCACCCTGGACCGGCTTCGACGCCGCCTCGTTCCTGATTCCGCGCCTTCTCGTCGTTAGAAGCGGCGACGGAACGTGGCTGACAGCCGTCGCCGAAACCGAATCCGACGCCGAGGACCGACTCGAGGACTGGAACGACCGGCTCGCCGATCTCCCCGCGATGCGACCGAGTGGATCGGGGCCAGGAGTCGACACAACCCACCGCAGTACCTCGCCAGACGAGTGGGCAGACCAAGTCGAGTGCGCGCTCGACCGGATCGACGACGGACGGCTCACGAAAGTCGTCCTCGCGCAGGCGCTGTCGGTCGACCTCGAGGACGACCTCGACGTCGCAGCGACGCTCGAGCGGCTTCGACGCCGCTATCCGAACTGTTACCGGTTCCTGATCGGCCACGAGATCGGTGGGACGTTCTTCGGTGCACCACCCGAACGACTGGTCGCCAAACGGGGCGACTGCGTCGAGACCGAAGCACTCGCCGGCTCCGTCCCTCGAGGTGACACGCCCGAAGCAGACGAAGAGTACGCCGACGAACTGTTCGACAGCGACAAGGTGCAACGCGAGCACGGCCTCGTCGCCGAAGCGATTCGTGCCCAGCTCGAGCCGCTCACGGCTTCGCTGACCACTGCAGACCAGACCGTCCGGAAACTGGCGACGATCCAACACCTCTGGACGCCGATCGAGGCGACGCTCGAGAAAGAGCGACACGTCCTCGAACTCGTCGAAGCGCTTCATCCGACCCCCGCTGTCGGCGGCGTTCCGACGACGGCAGCCTGGGAGACGATCCGCGAGACCGAAGCCTTCGATCGTGGCTGGTACGCCGCCCCAGTCGGCTGGTTCGACGGCAACGGCGACGGCGAGTTCGCGGTCGGCCTCCGTTCGGGCGTCGCACGCGAAGATTCGATCACGCTCTTTGCGGGCAACGGGATCGTCACCGACAGCGACCCCGACGACGAGTGGACGGAAGTACAACTGAAACTGCGCTCGATTCTCGACGAACTCCGATGA
- a CDS encoding zinc-ribbon domain-containing protein, whose product MKWRCTWCGKPHEDNDPPCDNCGHNKFEEAIVREGEETGDSRTVDTGTTYVWKCPNCGREHVKNNPPCSRCGNPDLEKTEQTYDDVERELDTPGWLEVAKPYLPVFAVLGVVFLLFATGIVPASVIPGVGTPSPPDAPGDGSQAAEIDLEETESEIHERLEAARDESRSYDAGLASVAEYQNRASVASEYADAEPGDVSLGDFGVDCTTNPVALTVTVPNANDAFTDEADLGDVVATQLLESRIDDEITDGPATAEGLDLHYVDGTVYVFYATCQTR is encoded by the coding sequence GTGAAGTGGCGGTGCACGTGGTGTGGCAAACCACACGAGGACAACGACCCACCCTGTGACAACTGCGGGCACAACAAGTTCGAGGAGGCGATCGTCCGCGAGGGCGAAGAGACCGGAGACTCCAGGACGGTCGACACGGGGACGACCTACGTCTGGAAGTGTCCCAACTGCGGGCGCGAACACGTCAAGAACAACCCGCCCTGCTCGCGCTGTGGCAATCCCGACCTAGAGAAGACCGAACAAACCTACGACGACGTCGAACGGGAACTCGACACTCCGGGCTGGCTCGAGGTCGCCAAACCCTACCTCCCGGTCTTTGCCGTGCTCGGCGTCGTCTTTCTGCTTTTTGCGACCGGTATCGTTCCGGCCTCGGTCATCCCGGGGGTCGGCACGCCGTCCCCACCCGACGCCCCAGGCGACGGCAGTCAGGCCGCCGAGATCGACCTCGAGGAGACCGAAAGCGAGATCCACGAGCGACTCGAGGCCGCTCGTGACGAGTCGCGGTCCTACGATGCGGGGCTCGCGAGTGTCGCGGAGTACCAGAATCGTGCGTCCGTGGCGAGCGAGTACGCGGACGCGGAGCCAGGCGATGTGTCACTCGGGGATTTCGGTGTCGATTGCACCACCAATCCGGTGGCGCTGACGGTCACGGTTCCGAACGCTAACGACGCGTTCACCGACGAAGCGGACCTCGGAGACGTCGTTGCCACCCAGTTGCTCGAGTCGAGGATCGACGACGAGATCACCGACGGTCCCGCCACGGCCGAAGGACTGGACCTCCACTACGTCGACGGAACTGTCTACGTCTTCTACGCGACGTGCCAGACGCGCTGA
- a CDS encoding DUF7550 family protein — protein sequence MADDTQDTTGNDSAADVGHDLEAKRTTAPMSDYSSRAVGIGFLVLLVGAAVAFGVPLGVFGL from the coding sequence ATGGCAGACGACACGCAGGACACGACAGGCAACGATTCGGCCGCCGACGTCGGTCACGATCTCGAGGCCAAACGGACGACTGCACCGATGAGCGACTACTCCTCGCGGGCCGTCGGGATCGGCTTTCTCGTCTTGCTGGTCGGCGCGGCGGTCGCCTTCGGTGTCCCGCTTGGCGTGTTTGGACTGTAA
- the menD gene encoding 2-succinyl-5-enolpyruvyl-6-hydroxy-3-cyclohexene-1-carboxylic-acid synthase yields MTDPHSSPNPATLWGRVLVDELTKGGLEAVCLAPGSRSTPLTVAFAEHPAIEVYSHLDERSAAFFTLGRARRTGESTALVCTSGTAAANVHPAVIEATQARAPMLVLTGDRPAELRDSGANQTIDQVKLYGDAVRWFADLPEPEADERKVRSLRTTAARALAETTGPEPGPVHLNCPFRKPLEPVDAPESIPDSFPETTAARGRDGPFVDTQQGAVELEVDAARPIATALADADRPLVVAGPADPTDLQRLEPERVIDLAEQVGAPILADPLSGLRFGSHIERDGPVYGGYDTYATELPDPDVVLRLGASPTSKPLRHALRDADTRQYVVDPAGAWREATFTATDLVAARPESVVDGALEVLSSDDHTAESEWQPWLDEAERRHWKRRDEARDDLATDPFEGAVLASVFECAPDRATVFVSNSMPIRDADRFGRPRAAELTVLSNRGASGIDGITSTALGAGSAIDADEPLVLVTGDLAFYHDSNGLLAVDRCGVDATIVLLDNDGGGIFHKLPIEEFDPPFTAQFKTPHGLEFDTLAELYDLEFEAVAPDEFEDAYERSLECDGTQVLSVSFDAEASHRRREALERAVAGAVDD; encoded by the coding sequence ATGACTGATCCACACTCGAGTCCCAATCCCGCGACACTGTGGGGGCGCGTCCTCGTCGACGAACTCACGAAAGGCGGCCTCGAGGCTGTCTGTCTCGCTCCCGGAAGCCGTTCGACCCCGTTGACGGTCGCGTTCGCCGAACACCCGGCTATCGAGGTCTACTCTCACCTCGACGAACGGTCGGCAGCGTTCTTCACGCTCGGTCGTGCCCGACGCACCGGCGAGTCGACGGCGCTCGTCTGCACGTCAGGGACGGCGGCCGCAAACGTACACCCTGCCGTCATCGAGGCCACCCAGGCCCGCGCCCCGATGCTCGTTCTCACGGGCGACCGGCCGGCCGAACTGCGCGACAGCGGAGCGAACCAGACGATAGACCAGGTCAAGCTCTACGGCGACGCAGTCCGGTGGTTCGCCGATCTCCCGGAGCCAGAGGCAGACGAGCGTAAAGTCCGGAGCCTTCGGACGACCGCCGCACGTGCACTCGCCGAAACGACCGGGCCAGAACCGGGTCCGGTCCACCTCAACTGTCCGTTCCGCAAGCCACTCGAGCCGGTCGACGCGCCCGAATCGATCCCGGACTCGTTTCCCGAAACCACGGCAGCGCGAGGGCGCGACGGACCGTTCGTCGACACCCAACAGGGGGCGGTCGAACTCGAGGTCGATGCGGCCCGACCGATCGCGACCGCACTCGCAGACGCCGATCGGCCGCTGGTCGTCGCCGGTCCCGCGGACCCGACCGACCTACAGCGACTCGAACCCGAACGCGTGATCGATCTTGCCGAGCAGGTCGGCGCACCGATTCTCGCCGATCCGCTTTCTGGCCTTCGGTTCGGCTCGCACATCGAGCGTGACGGACCAGTATACGGTGGGTACGATACCTACGCCACGGAACTACCCGATCCAGACGTCGTTCTCCGGCTCGGTGCGTCGCCGACCTCGAAGCCACTCCGGCACGCACTTCGAGACGCCGACACACGACAGTACGTGGTCGACCCCGCTGGCGCGTGGCGAGAGGCGACGTTCACTGCGACCGACCTCGTTGCTGCACGGCCCGAATCAGTCGTCGACGGCGCTCTCGAGGTGCTCTCGAGCGATGACCACACAGCCGAGAGTGAGTGGCAGCCCTGGCTCGACGAGGCCGAACGTCGCCACTGGAAGCGCCGAGACGAGGCACGAGACGACCTCGCTACCGACCCCTTCGAGGGTGCCGTCCTCGCGTCGGTTTTCGAGTGCGCTCCGGATCGGGCGACGGTGTTCGTCTCGAACAGTATGCCGATTCGAGATGCAGACCGGTTCGGACGGCCCCGAGCCGCCGAACTAACGGTACTCTCGAATCGCGGCGCGAGCGGGATCGACGGCATCACGAGCACGGCCCTCGGTGCCGGGAGTGCAATCGACGCAGACGAACCGCTCGTGCTCGTGACCGGCGATCTCGCCTTCTATCACGACTCGAACGGCCTGCTCGCAGTCGACCGCTGTGGCGTCGACGCCACGATCGTCCTACTGGACAACGACGGCGGCGGGATATTCCACAAACTTCCGATAGAAGAGTTCGACCCGCCGTTTACGGCACAGTTCAAGACACCCCACGGCCTCGAGTTCGACACGCTCGCGGAGTTGTACGACCTCGAGTTCGAGGCCGTCGCGCCGGACGAGTTCGAAGATGCCTACGAACGATCGCTCGAGTGCGACGGGACACAGGTGCTCTCGGTGTCGTTCGATGCCGAAGCGAGCCACCGCCGACGCGAAGCACTCGAGCGGGCGGTAGCAGGTGCAGTCGACGACTGA
- a CDS encoding IS4 family transposase: protein MRRLTTLFPSEFLEEHAEELGVIERDRKLQIPAFVWAFVFGFAAGESRTLAGFRRSYNPTADETISPGGFYHRLTPSLAEYFRDLVEATLDEVAVPDTVDADIDRFKDVMIADGTVLRLHEFLADEYEARKEEQAGAKLHLLHNATDQTIEWLDVTDEKTHDSTLFHTGSWLEDRLVLFDRAYFKYRRFALIDENDGYFVSRLKESANPVVTEELREWRGRAIPLEGEQIHDVVDDLHREYIDVEVEAEFDRRPYGGTQSRHTKRFRVVGVRKEDADDYHLYITNLPREEFLPSDLGTIYRCRWEVELLFRELKTQYELDEFDTTKKHVVEILLYAALLSLLVSRELLDLVTEQADDEIVFPPERWAATFRSHAQLILHELGEYLGYSPPPLLERLIDDAQKIHQQRPVLQETLATATQPRCES from the coding sequence ATGCGTCGGCTCACTACACTGTTTCCCTCTGAGTTCCTCGAAGAGCACGCCGAGGAACTCGGCGTGATCGAACGCGACCGCAAGCTCCAGATCCCTGCCTTCGTCTGGGCATTCGTGTTCGGCTTCGCCGCAGGCGAAAGCCGAACACTCGCTGGCTTCAGACGCAGCTACAACCCCACTGCCGACGAGACGATCTCTCCCGGCGGCTTCTATCACCGGTTGACGCCGTCTCTCGCAGAGTACTTCCGCGACCTCGTCGAGGCCACGCTCGATGAGGTCGCTGTCCCTGACACTGTTGACGCCGATATCGACCGATTCAAGGACGTGATGATCGCTGATGGAACCGTCCTGCGGTTGCACGAGTTCCTTGCCGATGAGTACGAAGCTCGCAAGGAGGAGCAGGCTGGAGCGAAGCTCCACCTGCTCCATAATGCCACCGACCAGACGATAGAATGGCTCGACGTGACTGACGAGAAAACGCACGACAGCACGTTGTTTCACACAGGATCGTGGCTCGAAGATCGGCTCGTTCTGTTCGACCGAGCCTACTTCAAGTACCGCCGCTTCGCGTTGATCGATGAGAACGACGGCTACTTCGTGAGTCGGCTGAAAGAGAGCGCAAATCCGGTCGTAACGGAGGAATTACGGGAATGGCGCGGCCGCGCCATTCCCTTGGAAGGTGAGCAGATCCACGATGTTGTGGATGATCTGCACCGCGAGTACATCGACGTGGAAGTCGAAGCCGAGTTCGACCGAAGACCGTACGGCGGAACGCAGTCACGCCATACGAAGCGGTTTCGCGTCGTCGGCGTCCGGAAAGAGGACGCCGACGACTACCACCTGTACATCACGAATCTCCCGAGAGAGGAGTTCTTGCCGTCGGATCTAGGGACGATCTATCGGTGTCGGTGGGAGGTGGAGTTGCTGTTTCGGGAGTTGAAGACGCAGTACGAACTGGACGAGTTCGACACGACGAAGAAGCATGTTGTCGAAATTCTGCTGTACGCGGCGTTGCTGTCACTGCTCGTGAGTCGTGAATTGCTCGATCTGGTCACCGAACAGGCGGACGATGAGATCGTGTTTCCGCCGGAACGCTGGGCGGCGACCTTCCGGTCGCACGCCCAGCTCATCCTCCACGAACTTGGCGAATATCTTGGCTACTCGCCGCCACCGCTGCTCGAGCGACTGATCGACGACGCACAGAAGATCCACCAGCAACGCCCAGTGTTACAAGAGACGCTCGCTACCGCTACGCAACCGAGGTGTGAGTCTTAG